One part of the Streptomyces nigra genome encodes these proteins:
- a CDS encoding antibiotic biosynthesis monooxygenase family protein, with product MTRRTENQPDPARPDLGAALFSTWRVGTPLRQKEAVEAIAGAWERRPWPAGGLLGYHVYTGHDASTLLHYSQWRSPQDYDAFVKAHRQERVDEIDTAVPGIERLGLGHFRHYRSLVRPGDTRVPGCVVIVDIEFEGPDPDRRRAWVDAVAEALEAEPRPHPGGVSAHFHLSIDGTRVLNYAEWETAQAHVDALAAPGDGIGSATGLWRRVQTWPGLKGSTVSRYDHALGLIPG from the coding sequence ATGACCCGCCGTACCGAGAACCAGCCCGACCCCGCCCGTCCCGACCTCGGCGCCGCCCTCTTCAGCACCTGGCGGGTGGGGACACCGCTGCGGCAGAAGGAGGCCGTCGAGGCGATCGCCGGGGCGTGGGAGCGGCGGCCCTGGCCCGCCGGGGGACTGCTCGGGTACCACGTCTACACCGGGCACGACGCCTCCACCCTGCTGCACTACTCGCAGTGGCGGAGCCCGCAGGACTACGACGCCTTCGTCAAGGCGCACCGTCAGGAGCGGGTCGACGAGATCGACACCGCCGTCCCCGGGATCGAGCGCCTCGGGCTCGGGCACTTCCGGCACTACCGCAGCCTGGTCCGGCCGGGCGACACCCGGGTGCCCGGCTGTGTCGTGATCGTCGACATCGAGTTCGAGGGGCCCGACCCGGACCGTCGGCGGGCCTGGGTGGACGCCGTCGCCGAGGCACTGGAGGCCGAGCCGCGCCCGCACCCCGGGGGCGTCTCCGCCCACTTCCACCTCTCCATCGACGGCACCCGGGTCCTCAACTACGCCGAGTGGGAGACCGCCCAGGCCCATGTCGACGCGCTGGCCGCGCCCGGCGACGGGATCGGCTCGGCGACCGGGCTGTGGCGGCGTGTGCAGACCTGGCCGGGGCTCAAGGGCAGCACCGTCAGCCGGTACGACCATGCGCTCGGCCTCATCCCCGGCTGA
- the dapA gene encoding 4-hydroxy-tetrahydrodipicolinate synthase, with translation MTTADTLAAAPFGRALCAMVTPFTAERALDLDGAQRLAGRLVDEGCEGLVLSGTTGESPTTSDAEKADLIRAVRQAVGDRASIVAGVGTADTRHTVELALSAEKAGADGLLVVAPYYSRPPQDAVEAHFREVADAAGLPLVLYDIPGRTGTRIEPETMLRLAGHPRIVAVKDCSYDFLGAQKVIGRTGLAYYAGCDEHILALRAVGGTGYVSTVANVIPRHLRSVLDAFEAGDTPVSARLQQRAIPLIELMMSAGLPGAVTAKALLGALGLPGGPVRAPLRSAGREATDGLLAAYEELTR, from the coding sequence ATGACGACTGCCGACACCCTCGCCGCCGCGCCCTTCGGCCGCGCCCTGTGCGCGATGGTCACCCCGTTCACGGCGGAGCGCGCGCTCGACCTCGACGGCGCCCAGCGTCTCGCGGGGCGGCTGGTGGACGAGGGGTGCGAGGGGCTGGTGCTGTCAGGGACGACCGGCGAGTCGCCGACGACCTCCGACGCCGAGAAGGCGGACCTCATCCGGGCGGTACGGCAGGCCGTGGGCGACCGTGCCTCGATCGTCGCGGGTGTCGGCACCGCCGACACCCGCCACACGGTCGAACTGGCCCTGTCCGCCGAGAAGGCGGGCGCCGACGGTCTGCTGGTGGTCGCCCCCTACTACAGCCGGCCCCCGCAGGACGCCGTGGAGGCGCACTTCCGCGAGGTCGCCGACGCGGCGGGACTGCCGCTCGTCCTCTACGACATCCCCGGCCGCACCGGCACCCGCATCGAACCGGAGACGATGCTGCGGCTCGCCGGGCACCCGAGGATCGTGGCGGTGAAGGACTGCTCGTACGACTTCCTGGGCGCCCAGAAGGTCATCGGCCGCACGGGACTGGCGTACTACGCCGGTTGCGACGAGCACATCCTCGCCCTCCGTGCCGTGGGCGGCACCGGCTATGTCAGTACGGTCGCCAATGTGATCCCGCGTCATCTGCGGTCGGTGCTGGACGCGTTCGAGGCGGGCGACACCCCCGTGTCCGCCCGCCTCCAGCAACGCGCCATCCCGCTCATCGAGCTGATGATGAGCGCCGGACTGCCCGGAGCCGTCACCGCCAAGGCCCTGCTCGGCGCCCTCGGCCTGCCCGGCGGCCCGGTCCGCGCACCGCTGCGGTCCGCCGGCCGGGAGGCGACCGACGGACTGCTGGCGGCGTACGAGGAGCTGACCCGGTAG
- a CDS encoding SigE family RNA polymerase sigma factor — protein sequence MDAEAEDGFREFVASRSSALLRTAVLLSGGDRHAAEDLLQNALIKAAGRWQRIDEPEAYVRQILYRQQISRWRLKWRRRELTVAEPPEHGSGPDDTSAAAELRLLMRGALARLTPRQRTVLVLRYFEDLPEADVARILGCSVGTVRSTTHRSLARLRALAPELRALGPEAPGTPGARPAPSRDFSPMEVR from the coding sequence ATGGATGCCGAAGCTGAGGACGGCTTCCGGGAGTTCGTGGCGAGCAGATCGTCCGCGCTGCTGAGGACCGCGGTGCTGCTGAGCGGCGGCGACCGGCACGCCGCCGAGGACCTCCTGCAGAACGCCCTGATCAAGGCCGCCGGCCGCTGGCAGCGCATCGACGAACCCGAGGCGTACGTACGGCAGATCCTGTACCGGCAGCAGATCAGCCGCTGGCGGCTGAAGTGGCGCCGGCGCGAACTCACCGTCGCCGAGCCCCCGGAGCACGGGAGCGGCCCGGACGACACCTCGGCAGCCGCCGAACTGCGGCTGCTGATGCGCGGCGCGCTCGCCCGGCTCACCCCGCGCCAGCGCACCGTCCTGGTGCTGCGCTACTTCGAGGACCTGCCCGAGGCCGACGTGGCCCGCATCCTCGGCTGCTCGGTCGGCACGGTACGGTCCACCACCCACCGCTCGCTCGCCCGGCTGCGCGCCCTCGCCCCCGAGCTCCGCGCCCTCGGCCCCGAGGCGCCCGGCACGCCCGGCGCCCGGCCGGCGCCGTCCCGCGACTTCTCCCCGATGGAGGTGCGTTAA
- a CDS encoding ABC transporter permease — protein sequence MGLRWARGARRGQNTLQFLIEAVLLGLFGGPAGAAPGVVAVLGYAAVQEWPAIVPPAWIVAGPAVSVLAGTVAGLYPALRAGRMSPTGALRSA from the coding sequence GTGGGCCTCCGGTGGGCGCGGGGGGCCCGCCGGGGGCAGAACACCCTGCAGTTCCTCATCGAGGCGGTGCTGCTCGGGCTGTTCGGCGGACCGGCCGGCGCCGCGCCGGGCGTCGTGGCGGTGTTGGGGTACGCGGCCGTGCAGGAGTGGCCCGCCATCGTGCCGCCGGCGTGGATCGTGGCCGGCCCTGCGGTGTCCGTGCTGGCCGGGACCGTGGCCGGTCTGTACCCCGCGCTGCGGGCGGGCCGGATGTCACCCACCGGGGCGCTCCGCTCGGCCTGA